GCCGCGAGTACTGGCAGTGCCTGACCGACGAGGGGCGGCTCGTGCTCCTCTACCGCGACGTGCACGACGGTCGGATCGGGCATGAAGACGAGCCGCCCGGGAGCTGGTACCTGCAGGGCTGGTGGGATTGACGCCCACGGCACGTGGCGTCGACTACGTGGACTACGTCGAGCTCCGCGCGCACACGGCGTTCAGCTTCGGCGACGGCGCGTGCACGCCCGAAGCGCTCGCCGCGCGCGCCGCGACGCTCGGCTACCGATCGTTAGGCATCACCGACCACGCCGACCTCGGCGCGGTGATCCGCTTCGCGCTCGCCTGCCGGACGCTCGAGCTGAAGCCGGTCGTCGGCATCGAGCTCGCCGTCGACGGCGCGCCGCTCGCGCTCATCGCCCGCACCGAGGCCGGCTTCCACGCGCTCGGCGCGCACGTGACCGCCGCGCGCGCGGGCCACGTGGGCGAGTGGCAGCGCGACGACGCCGGGCGCACCGCCGGGACCCCGCCCCGCGGCCGGCCCAACGTCTCCTGGCGCCGCGTGGCCGCGCGCGCGGAGGGCGTCGTGCTGCTCACCGGCCCCGCGTCCGGTCGGCTCGCGCGCCGGCTGCTCCGTGGCCAGCGCGCGGAGGCGGAGCGGCTGCTCGCCGAGTACCGCGAGGCGTTCGGCGAGCACGTCGCCGTCGAGGTGCAGCTCCACCACGCCGGGCGGCGCGAGGAGGCGCTCGCCGGCGCGCTGATCGACCTCGCCGAGCGATCCGGCGTGCCGTGGGTCGTCACCGGCGACTCGCGGTGGGTCGACGACGCCGGTCGCCGAGCGCACGACGTGCTCACCGCGCTCCGTCACGGCGTCACGATCGACGAAGCCGCGTCGCGCGGCCTGCTGCTGCCGAACGACACGTGGGGCCTCGAGGCCCCCGCGGTCGTCGCGGCGCGGTGGCGCGCACGCGAGGCGGGCATCGCAACGAGCGCGGCGATCGCCGCCGCGTGCACGTTCTCGCTCGCGTGGGTGCGGCCGCCGCTGCCGGACTTCCCGGTGCCTAACGGCAGCGCGAGCGCGCGCTCCGTCGACGACTACCTGCGCGAGCGCACCTACATCGGCGCTCGCGAGCGGTGGGGCGAGGATCTCAGCGAGCGGCACGTCGCGCAGCTCGAGCACGAGCTGGGCGTGATCGGCCGCCTCGGCTTCGCGGGGTTCTTCCTCACGATGTGGGACGCGGTGCGCGAGGCGCGGAGCCGGCGCATCATGTGCCAAGGACGCGGCTCCGCCGCGAACAGCGCGGTCACGTTCTGCCTCGGCATCACGGCGGTGGACCCGATCCGCCACGGCCTCCTGTTCGAGCGCTTCCTGAGCGAGGCGCGCGTCGACGGCCTGACGGAAGCGCCCGACATCGACCTCGACGTCGAGCACGATCGGCGCGAGGAGCTGCTCGACTACATGTACGCGAAGTACGGCCGCGCGCACGCCGCGATCACCGGCGTGACGCAGCAGTACTCCGCGCCGACGGCGATCCAGGACGTCGGTCGCGCGTACGGCATCCCCGCGCAGACCGTGTTCGCGATGTCGAAGCGCGTGCACAACCTGGAGCCCGCGGCCGGCGCCGCGCGGCTCCGCGAGGGGCTCGCCGCGGAGCACGGCGTGGACGTCACGACGGCGCGCGGCACCGCGATGCTCGCCGCGATCGCCGCGTTCGAGGGACTGCCGCGCATGCGGTCGACGCATCCCGGCGGCTTCGTGCTCTCGTCGGCGCCGCTCGGCGAGTACTGCCCGATCGAGCCGACGACGATGGGGCGCACCATCATCCAGTTCGACAAGGACGATCTCGACGCGGCTGGCATCCCGAAGTACGACTTCCTCGGACTCGGCTCGCTCGCCGCGGTGCGCCGCGCGTTCGACGTGCTGGAGGAGCGGAGCGGGACGCGTCCCACGCTCTACGGCCTGCCGCAGGACGACGCGAAGGCGTACGACCTCATCGCGCGCGGCGACACGGTGGGGCTCTTCCAGATCGAGAGCCGAGCGCAGATCGCGTCGCTCGTCAACACGCGGCCCGATCGACTGTACGACATCGTCGTGCAGGTCGCGCTCATCCGGCCCGGTCCGATCCAGGCGAAGTTCGTGCACCCGTACACCGAGCGGCGCCGCGGACGCGAGGCGGTGACGTACCTGCACCCGGATCTCGAGCCGATCCTGAAGCGGACGATGGGCATCCCCATCTTCCAGGAGCAGGCGATGGCGCTCTCGATGGCGCTCGCCGGCTACTCCGCGGCGGAGGCCGACGAGCTGCGGCGCACGATGGGCCATCAGCGGAAGCTCCAGCGGCTGCTCGACGCATTGCAGCGGCTCACGGCGCGCATGATCGAGCGCGGCATCGCGCCCGACGTCGCGGTCCAGATCGCAGAGGACCTGACGTCGTTCGCGAACTATGGCTTTCCCGAGAGCCACGCGTGGTCGTTCGCGCTCATCGCGTACGCGACGGCGTGGCTCAAGGCGCATCACGCCGCCGCCTTCTACATCGGCCTGTTGAACGCGCAGCCGATGGGCTTCTACTCGATCGCGACGCTCGTGCACGACGCGCGGCACCACGGCGTCGAGGTGCGGCTGCCGGACGTCGTGCTGGGCGGCCCGCTCTGCACCGCGGAGTCGTCCGAGGCTTCTGCGGACGGCGTCGCGATGCGCGTGGGGTGGAAGTTCGTGCGCGGCATCGGCGACCAGGCGCTCGAGCGGCTCACGGCGGCGCGTGCGGAGGCGCCGTTCGCGTCGGTGGCGGACGTGGTGCGGCGCGCGCGGCTGTCGCGCGCGGAGGCGCAGGCGCTCGCGCGCGCGCAGGCGTTCGCGTCGTTCGAGCGCGACCGACGCCGCGCGGGCTGGGACGCGCTCGGCGCCGCGGGCGACACGCTGCCGCTCGCGCCGGTGGCGTCTACGGTGTATACGTCGCCGGCGCCTCCCGACGCGGCGCCTCCCGACGCGGCGCCTCCCGACGCGGCGCCTCCGGCCGACGGCTTCGCGCCGCCGGCGATCGGTCGGATCGAGTCGGTGTTCGCGGACTACCACGCGCTCGGCCTCAGCACCGCGGGCCATCCGACGGAGCGCTTCCGCGCGTGGGCGCGTCGCGTCGGCGCGATCGACACGTCGGAGCTGCCGCACGCGAAGCAAGGGTCGCGCGTGATCCTCGTCGGCCTCGTGACGGTGCGGCAGCGTCCGCACTCGGCGAACGGCACGATGTTCCTGCTGATGGAGGACGAGCACGGGTCGGCGAACGTGATCGTGTGGCCGAAGCTGTACGAGCAGCACCGGGAGACGATCGCGTTCTCGCCGTTCCTCGCGATCTACGGCACGGTGGAGCGCGACGGCGGGCAGGTGTCGATCATCGGGCGGCGGTTCCAGGCGTTAGGCACGGCGGAGGCGGTGGAGGAGGCGCGGCATGAAGAACCTGGTGGCGGCGCGGAGACGCGGGCGGGGCCTGCGGCGGCCGAGCTGGCGGTGATGGCGCGGCAGGCGCGGAGCTTCCGGTGATGATTGGTACTGGGCAATGGTGCGCGAACTAGCGAACCAACCAAGCCGTCCGGCGGCAACTGCGCGCCACGAAGACCGTCGCGTGACGGCCCTAGGACTCGATCCCGACAATGGACCAACGCGTCTACGTTTGGGATCGCCGGCCTACTTCTTTCGCAGCCGGACCGAGCTGCTCGCGCTCCTCGAACGAAAACGACGGCTTCTCGCGCGGCGAGCCGCGCTGACCTACGTGCTCGCGGGAAGCGTCTGGGTAGCCCAGCGGAAGATCGCTTCACGAATTAGAGCATGCCCCGACAGTCGTATGTTCACGCGCTCCCATGGGCCTGGATCGATAGCATCCGTCAGACCGCTCAAGAAGTCACCCAGTGGGAACGCCCCACCGTGGAAATGAGAACTCCGGACCTTTGAGTAGAGCGTATCGAGGAACGTGCGCAAAGCCGACGCGTTCGATACATGCTGCTCCATAAAGTTGGTGAAGCCCCCAAAGCCACCCGCCTGGCTCAGTGCATCCACGGCGGCGACCTGGTACGCGACGCGCACTGTGGGAAACCGCTCGCCAACGACCATCGACAACTGATAGAGCCTCGAGCAACTATCGAATGCTTCTTGGATACCAGTAGGCGCATTCTCCACACCCCTGAGAATCACGCGCGTCTCCTTTCGGCAACAGAGGAACCCTGCCTGATTTCTCCCGCTGTTGATATCTGTGTCTAGCACGGACCAAGCGAACTCTCCAAGCGGCGCTTCAACCCCCTTCTCGGGCATGCTGGTCGTCGGCCTCATGCCGCGCACGAAGTAACCGCGGGAGCCGCGAATGGATGCAGGCGTGCCAAGTGGATTCCAGATCCACACGTACTCTTTGGGCGCGTCGTAGAGGCCTACATCTAGGATCAACGATAGCCGTGCCGCGTATCGCATGGCTCGCTCGAATGCGAGCGCTCGCGCCAATCGCTCATCGATCGCGGACACGTTCTGATCGATGTAGACACACCGCTCCAGATTCCCGGAGCCAGGATGCTCGTCATCAACAGGCACCGGCGCGATCCGAAATCCTGGGAGCCAGTACTCGCCAGAGAGTTGGGTGCCGATGTAGTAGAGCGGCACCCGCTGAAAGAACTGCTGTGTGATTTCTGCGAGTGTGGCGGTAAGTATGCTGTTGTAGACCTCGTGGGCGACGGAAGCGTACTCTGATTCTGGGACGTTCTCGTCTCTCGGAATTACTTCAATGTGCGGGATGCTACCGTCGGGCATCCGCACGAACGACCAGAACAAAACGAGCTCTCGGTTATCTTGTTTATGAGCTACCGCGAGTCGAACGTGGTAGGTCCCGTCAGCATGCGGTTGGTAGTACCCCCCCTCAGCGAGACCGATACTCCGAAGAGTCGCGCTGAGATACTCGAGCATGAGGCGAAGCTTCGCCTTCGGTAACGCGTCCGTTCGGAAGCGCATCAGTTCGCTCGGTAAGTGAGCGGGCTCGGTGAAGCCGCGGCGCGAAGTCGTCGCCGGCTTTTTCGTTCTCCGCACTGGTGCCGGGTACCGACGACGTTGGCCATGGAGGCGCGAGCCATTCGCGATCCTGCCTGATGCCTAACGGATCACTCGCTCTCCTGCCGCTCCGCGCACAGCTCAATTGCTCGATGTCGCATGACACGGAGCCCGTGCGACGGGCTCGAAGGTCAGGAGTCGAGCAGCTCCGCAATCCCCGGCCGCACGAACGCCGCCGCCGCATGCCGCTCAACCGCCTCCGCCCCCCGCACCGGATCGAGCGACGACCCGCCGAAGAGATGTCGCCGCAGCCGCACGCACGAGTAGAGCGGATGCAGCCCCTCGCCCCCGATGACCTGCACGAGCCGCCCGTGCGTCGACTTCACGCTAAGCGAAACCCGTGGATCGGCGAGCGACACACCGGGGATCGGCACGTCCGCGCTCGCGTCGATGACGAGACCCGCCGCGCTGTCCTCCGACACGATGACCGTCGCGCGTGTCGCCGCGTGCACCGCCTCCACCAGCAGCCACTCGTCACGCCACTGTCCCGACTCGGCCAGTGACCTGACCCGCTCCTCGAGCGCGACGCGATCCCGGATGCTCCACTGCTGCAGGCCGGTGGCGTGAAAGACGAACGCGCCGCTCGCCGCGAACTCGATCGAGACCTCGGCCTTGCCGACCGTCGCGACCGCGGCGCCGGCGGAGCTCTCGACGCGGACACCTTTGGTCGCGGTGTACTGCACGTTCTGCGGCGCGCCGGCCTCCTCGACCGCGACGTCGACACCCAGCTCGCGGAGCGTCGCCATCTTCCGGAAGCGGCCCGCCTCGAGCACGCCCGCGTCACCGACCTCGATGCGATCGCCGGGAAGCCACGTGGCGTAGAAGCCCATGTTGTCGTGCATCTCCTTCTGATAGAGCCGCACCGGACTGGCCATGGATCCCCCTCGTCTCGTTAGGCGCCTCGCTCAGTGCGACACGCGCGTGCCGCGCTCGCGCAGGTCGCGGACGTCGAGATAGTGGCGCAGCGACAGGCCCTCGCGCCGGAGCAGGCGCTCCGCCGCGTTCCGCGCGTCCTGGAAGCTCAGGAGCTTGTCGTGCCGCTCGTCCGGCAGCTCCGCGCCCACCGGACTGTCCGCCTCCGTCGCGCCGGTGACCTCGAACAGCACCGCGTCGCCCCGCGCCACCGCGCCGCGGAGATCGCCCAGGTCGTTGGTCTCCCAGGCAGGCTCCCCGTGCGCGCGGTAGCCGGCGAGCGCGTGCGCGAAGTTCGGCCCCTCGACGACCACCAGCAGCGGATTCTGCCCCGCGTTCTCCAGCAGGGACGCGAACAGGCACGCGATGTCGATGCACGTCGCCGTGCGATGCGTCGCGATGTTCGTGGGCGATCGGATCGCCTGCACGCCGGCGACGCCGCTCACCGCCTCGATCTCGTACGCGAAGTGGTGTCGCTGGATCCCCTCGTAGAACACGCGGAACAGATCGAAGCACTCCTCGCGCGAGCGGAGCCGGCCGACGGCCTTCCCCAGCTGATTCGCCGCGCGCCGGACCTCGTCGCCGACGAACACGTGCTCCGGACGGACGTGCGCCAGCAGCCCTGGTCCATCGTCGAGCCGCCAGAGCTGCTCCTCCTTCGGCTGCCACCGCATGCGGCTCGTGTCTCTGGTGGGCCGCACGAGCCCCGACTGGTAGCTCTCGAGCTGCCGCGTCAGCTCGACGAGCATGTCGTCGCGAACGCTCCAGCGCACGACGCCGGAGAGCGACGGGCTGCAGTCGGTCCATCCCTCCTCGTAGCGGAGGCGGATGGACGGGATGCAGTGGGCGTGCGCCATGGCGAGCGCGAGATGCGCGTCGGACAGCCGCTCGCCCAGCAGGAACACGCAGACCTCCGCCCGCCACAAGCTCTCGAGCAGCCGGATGTCGTTCAGCCCGTGCTCCGGGTCGTTGCCGAGTGGACGTGTCACGGCATATCCGGCGCGCTGGAGCACCTCCTCGACGTCGCGCGCCGCCTCGCGATGGAGTCGCTTCCCCGCCCCGATGATCACCGCGGCCTCGCCGGCGCGTGCCGCGCGAGGCGGGCGATACGTCGTCTCCAGCGTCTTGCCGAAGTCCTGGACGGCGGCGACGAAGCGCGCGTTCCCTTCGTCCAGCGCATCGGGGCGGAACTCCACCGCGTCCTCGGGAAAGTCGAGGCGGTGCCGCCGGTAGACCAACTCGTCGACGAAGAGCAGACGCGGGACGCGCGCTCGGCGCGCGAGGTTCAGCTCCTGGCCGATGTACGCGGAGTAGGCGCCGGGATCCGTGTCGGTGACGCGTCGCGGGATGATGGACACGAACCCGGCGATCTCGCCGAGGTAGCGCTCCAGCTTCGCGACGCACCAGATGTCCGTCTTCTGGTCGGCTCCGAGGGCGATCTCCTCGTCCTCGAAGCAGCGCCGGAAGTGCGCGTTGACCGTCTCGTCGCGGTAGCTGTGGCTGAAGTACACCTGCATGCTGTCCGGTCCCGCCCCCAGTGCCCGGTTCTCTAGTGCCCGTCGCGCCGGATCTCCCACCCCGACGACGTCCGCACCAGCCGCTCCGGCGTGACGCGGCACCGTCCCGGCGCGCCGTCCACCGGCACCGCGTGCCCGTACGCGAGCTCGGCGCCGACCCAGCGCACGTGCACCGGCGCCCACGACTCGGCGCCCTCGGTCCCCGACGTCGTGAGCGTGTAGTCCAGGCGCGCGCCGTCCGGCGTCAGCGCGATCACGTCCAGGCCACTGTCCTCGAAGTCGGCCTCGAGGTCCGCCTTCGCGGCCGCCGCGTAGTGTCCGTCGGGCGACGGCACCGGCAGGTCGCGCACGCCGAGCGTGTCGCCGGTCGGCAGGTGGACGAGCAGGTAGTCGAGCGCCTCGTAGCGCGTCCGGCTGACGGCCGCGTACTCGGTCCCCGCGAGGCGTCCGACCAGCTGGTGGCTGACGTAGCCCTCGTCGTCCGCGGAATCGTCCACGAGCGCGAGCGATGCGCCGCGCGGCGCGGTGTAGCGCAGCGTCACGCCGTCGCGGCGCCACCCCGTGAGCGCCTGGAGCGCCGTCGCCTCCGACGAGGAATCGACGGCCGGTGCGCCGCCCGCGATCGCCTCGCACGCGTCCGTGAGCGCGGCCGCGGACGGCGTCGCTGCGGTCGTCGCCCCGTCGGCGGTCGTCGCCGCCGTGCGCGGCGTGTCGCCGCACGACGCCACGACGACTGCGCCGCCGAGGAAGATCAGGAATCGTCTCACGATGAGGAGCGCTGGACCGGCCGGAGTTAGGCGCCCGCCCGAGTCGGGCCGCGCGGCGCACACCTTCACACCGATCACCGGGCACGCACAAGGGGGCGTGGCGCGATCGCGGCAGCGTCGCGTATGATGGCGACATGCGCCTCACACCGCACTCGCTCGCCGCGCTCGCGCTCCTCGCGATCGCACCTCTCGCGTGCGGTGTGCCCGACCCGCCTAACGATCCGGTGACGCGCGCCGACCGCGCCGACGGCCAGTGGGTGTGGTCCGCCGCCGACGCGGCGCGCTTCGCCGAGAGCCGGCGCGCGGATCGGGCGCTCCTGCCGGGTGTGTGGGTCGCGACGATCGCGTTCGCGGGCGACTCGGTGACGCAGCGGCTCGCGCGCTCCCCGGCGGCGGCACGCGATACCGGCGGCGCGCCGGTCGTCGCCGTCGTGCGGTTCGACGACGCGTTCCACCGCGCGTGGGACGTCATGGACGACCGCGCGCTCGCCGCGGCGCTCGGCGCGCGGCTCGGCCGGCTGCTCGCGGCGCTCGACGCGTCGGACGCCCGCGTGGCCGAGGTGCAGCTCGACTACGACTGCCCCGAGCGGCGCCTCGCGCGGTGGGCCGCGGTGGTGCGCGCGCTCGGCCGCGGCCCGCTCGCCGGGCGGCCGCTGTGGATCACCAGCATCCCGGCGCACGTCCGCCACGCCGACTACGGGACGCTGTTCCGCGGTGCGGTCGCGGGCCACGTGGTGCAGGTGTTCGACACGGGCGACCGGTTCGACGCCGCGGCGTTAGGCACCCTGGCCGCGGCGCTCGACGCGCGGGCGCTGCCGTTCCGGCTCGGCGTCGGCGCGTTCGAGCGCGCGACTCGGCGCGGCCCGACGGCGGCCCGTACGTCGCACCGCGCGTGGTTCGCCGCCGCGCCGCGGCTCGCGCGCAGCCGGTGGTACCGGGGCACGTGGGTGTTCCCCGCCGGCGAGCGGTGGCTCGACTACCGCGTCGCGTCGAGCGAGACGGCGCCATGAGACGATTTCCCGAAGCGCGCGCGGCGCTCCTCGCGCTCGTCGCGGCGGCGGCGTTAGGCACCGGCGCGACGCTGGCGAGCGGCGCGCGCACGCTCGCGTGCGCCTGTGGCGGCCCGGCGAGCTACGACATCGACGCGCCGCTCGCCGCGCCGGAGAAGTGGCTCGACGGCGTCACGCTCGTCGACGCGTTCGAGGGCACGCCGCGCGACGAGCTGCGCTTCCTCGCCCCGTTCCGGTTCGGCGACCCCGCCGACTCGGCGCGCATCGACGCGCTCTGGCGGAGCGCGTACGGGTCGTCGGGCGACGACTCGATCCCGCCGGTATCGGTCGACGCGCTCGACGCGGCGCTCCGCGCGGGCGATCTCGCGCGCGCCGAGCGCGAGGCGCGCGCGGTGGCGACACGCGTGCTCGACGAGCCGGCGCCGATCGCCGACGCGCACCAGGGCGCGCTCCGCCGCGCCGTCGAGCTGCTGGAGCTCGCGCCGTCGCTGCGCGGCGTCGACGCGGCGCTGACGGCGCGCGTGCTCGCGACGGGGCTGGACGCGCGGGCGGTGCCGGGCACGCCCGCATCGCTGCCGGCACCGCTCGCCGCCGCGGTCGAGGTGCGACGGCTCGCGTTCCCGGCGCTCGCCGCGCTCGCCGTCAGGCGCCCCGACCATCCGCGCATCGCGAGCCTGCGCTGGGTCGCGCTGCAGGAGCGGCTGCGCACGGAGATCCCGAACGGGTGGCCCGACGAGATCCGCAAGCAGGTGCCGGCCGCACGCTGGCGCGCGCTCGACGACGCACACGCGCGCTGGCTCGCCGACTACCCCGATCACCCGCTCGCGGACCTCGTGCGGCTGTCGCGCGTGCGCGTCGCGTACTACGAGGGTGACTCGACACGTGCGTGGCGCCTGACGCTCGCGGCGTGGCCGCGCCGCCTGCCTCGGGTGCTGGGCGAGCTGCGCGTGCTCGCCGTGCGCGGCATGGTGGGCGAGCCGCAAGGTCCCGCCGCCACCGACCCGCGTCTGCGCTCGGCGATGCTCACGGTCCGCGCCCCGTCGCGCGCCGAGTGGGATGCGCTGTGGCGTCTCTCGGAGGACAGCCTCGCGCGGCCGTGGGCGGTGAACCTGCAGGAGCGGCTGCTCGAGCGCGCCGTGCGCACGGCGCTCGCCGGCGAGCCGCTGCCGACGCGTTTCCCCGCGCGCCCCGAGCGGCGCACGACGCTGTGGGGACGGCTGCGCCTCGTCGCGCTCTACGCGGCGGGCGACGAGCGCGGAGCGGAGTCGCAGGCCGCGGCGTTAGGCGCCGACTCGGTCGCGGCGCTCGTGCGCACGCGGCTCGCCGTCACTCGGCGCCAGTGGTCGCGCGCCGCGCGGGAGCCGCTGCTCGTCGAGGACGCGCGCACCTACCTCGTGCGCGTGCTGCTGCCCGACAGCGCGCTCGCGGCGCTCGCCGACTCCACGCGCGACGCGGCCGTCACGCTCGGCGCGCGCGCGGCGGCGCGCGGCACGTGGAGCGCCGCCGCGTGGAACGCCGGGGTGCAGGCGCTCGCGCGCGGCGGGCGCGCCGTGCCCGCGGAGCTCGCGACGCGGTGGCGCCGCGCGGCCGCGCTCGCGGGCGACACGTCGCTCGCCGGGCGCCTCGCCTACGCGCGGTGGCTCGCCACGCAGCGCGGGCAGCTGTTCCACGGCGTCGACAACGCGTGGTACCGGTCGCTCGGCTGGCGCGTCGCGGCGCTGCGCGATACGGCGGTGCACGGGCGCGCCGCGGCCTTGAGCGCGGACGAGGAGATCGCGGCGATCCGCACGCATCTCGAGGCGACCACGGAGCCGTATCTCGCGGTGCATGCGTACGGCGAGTGGCTCGCGCGCACGGAGCGCGGCGGCGCGACGGCCGACGAGCGTCGACGCGTCGCGCGCGAGGCGGACCGCGTGTACAACGTGCTCGTGAACTGGGACGCGACGAACACCTCGTTCTGGGCGGACGTGCTCGCGCGGAGCGAGATCGCGCGCGCGATCCGGCGCGCGGGCCGCGGTTAGGCGGCGCTGCCGTGAACGCTCGCGCGCGCGCCGACCACGTCGTGCTCGTCTCGATCGACGCGCTGCGACCGGCGTTCTACCGCGACCTCACGTGGCCGATGCCGACGCTGCAGCTGTTCGCGTCGAGCGGGGCGTACGCAGAGTCGGTCCGCAGCGTCTTCCCGGCGCTCACCTATCCGGCCCACACCACGATCGTCACCGGCGAGCTTCCGGCGCGACACGGCGTCAGGCACAACCGCCCGTTCGAGCCGGCGGGCCAGAGCGGCCGCTGGCTGTGGGAGGCCGAGCACATTCGCGTGCCGACGCTCTGGGACGCGGTCCGCGCCGCTGGCGGCACGACCGCGGCGATCAGCTGGCCCGTCACCGTCGGCGCCGCGATCGACTGGAACGTGCCGGACGTCTGGCCGCTCGACGACGGCGATCCGATGGCGCCGATCCGCGCCACGACGACGCCGGCGGGCCTCATCGAGGAGCTCGAGCGGGAGGCGACCGGTCCGCTGCGCGGCGCGAACTTCGGCATTCGGCAGCTCGCACGCGAGGACCGCGTCGGCGCCATCGGCGCGTATATCCTCGAGCGTCGTCGCCCCACGCTGCTGCTGATGCACTGCATCGGCACCGACCACGTGCAGCACGAGCTCGGACGCGACAACCCGCGGCTGAGACGCGCGTGCGGCGCGGCGGATCGTGCGATCTCGCAGGTGCTGGAGGTCGTCGAGCGGCTGGGCATCGCGGACCGCACGACGTTCGTCGTGACCGGCGATCATGGCTCGTCGGACCTCCACAGCCAGCTGCGGCCGAACGTGTGGCTCGCGGAGGCCGGATTCATGGAGCGGCGCGACGACCGCGGCGCGTGGCGCGCGACGTTCATGGCGAGCGGCGGCTCCGCGTTCCTCATGCTGCGCGACCCGGCGGACACCGAGGCCGTCGCGCAGGTGGAGGCGATCCTCGCGACGCAGTCGCCCGGGCTCCGGCGGCTGTTCACCATCGTCCGCGCCGACGAGCTGCGCGCGCTCGGCGCGGACCCGGAGTCGCCGCTCGCGCTGTGCGCCGTGCCGGGCGTCGAGCTGCACGAGAGCCCGTTCGATCCGCCGCTCGTCGCGAAGCTCGGCGCGGCCCACGGGTATCTGCCCGACATGCCGGAGATGCGCACCGGCTTCGTCGCGGCGGGCGCCGGGATCCGCCGCGGCGCCGTGGTTCCAGAGATGGGCCTCGAGCACATCGCGCCGCTCGTCGCGGCCCTCCTCGGCCTGACGTTCCCCACGGTCGACGGCGTGCTCCTG
The window above is part of the Gemmatirosa kalamazoonensis genome. Proteins encoded here:
- a CDS encoding DNA polymerase III subunit alpha, translating into MGLTPTARGVDYVDYVELRAHTAFSFGDGACTPEALAARAATLGYRSLGITDHADLGAVIRFALACRTLELKPVVGIELAVDGAPLALIARTEAGFHALGAHVTAARAGHVGEWQRDDAGRTAGTPPRGRPNVSWRRVAARAEGVVLLTGPASGRLARRLLRGQRAEAERLLAEYREAFGEHVAVEVQLHHAGRREEALAGALIDLAERSGVPWVVTGDSRWVDDAGRRAHDVLTALRHGVTIDEAASRGLLLPNDTWGLEAPAVVAARWRAREAGIATSAAIAAACTFSLAWVRPPLPDFPVPNGSASARSVDDYLRERTYIGARERWGEDLSERHVAQLEHELGVIGRLGFAGFFLTMWDAVREARSRRIMCQGRGSAANSAVTFCLGITAVDPIRHGLLFERFLSEARVDGLTEAPDIDLDVEHDRREELLDYMYAKYGRAHAAITGVTQQYSAPTAIQDVGRAYGIPAQTVFAMSKRVHNLEPAAGAARLREGLAAEHGVDVTTARGTAMLAAIAAFEGLPRMRSTHPGGFVLSSAPLGEYCPIEPTTMGRTIIQFDKDDLDAAGIPKYDFLGLGSLAAVRRAFDVLEERSGTRPTLYGLPQDDAKAYDLIARGDTVGLFQIESRAQIASLVNTRPDRLYDIVVQVALIRPGPIQAKFVHPYTERRRGREAVTYLHPDLEPILKRTMGIPIFQEQAMALSMALAGYSAAEADELRRTMGHQRKLQRLLDALQRLTARMIERGIAPDVAVQIAEDLTSFANYGFPESHAWSFALIAYATAWLKAHHAAAFYIGLLNAQPMGFYSIATLVHDARHHGVEVRLPDVVLGGPLCTAESSEASADGVAMRVGWKFVRGIGDQALERLTAARAEAPFASVADVVRRARLSRAEAQALARAQAFASFERDRRRAGWDALGAAGDTLPLAPVASTVYTSPAPPDAAPPDAAPPDAAPPADGFAPPAIGRIESVFADYHALGLSTAGHPTERFRAWARRVGAIDTSELPHAKQGSRVILVGLVTVRQRPHSANGTMFLLMEDEHGSANVIVWPKLYEQHRETIAFSPFLAIYGTVERDGGQVSIIGRRFQALGTAEAVEEARHEEPGGGAETRAGPAAAELAVMARQARSFR
- a CDS encoding alkaline phosphatase family protein; the protein is MNARARADHVVLVSIDALRPAFYRDLTWPMPTLQLFASSGAYAESVRSVFPALTYPAHTTIVTGELPARHGVRHNRPFEPAGQSGRWLWEAEHIRVPTLWDAVRAAGGTTAAISWPVTVGAAIDWNVPDVWPLDDGDPMAPIRATTTPAGLIEELEREATGPLRGANFGIRQLAREDRVGAIGAYILERRRPTLLLMHCIGTDHVQHELGRDNPRLRRACGAADRAISQVLEVVERLGIADRTTFVVTGDHGSSDLHSQLRPNVWLAEAGFMERRDDRGAWRATFMASGGSAFLMLRDPADTEAVAQVEAILATQSPGLRRLFTIVRADELRALGADPESPLALCAVPGVELHESPFDPPLVAKLGAAHGYLPDMPEMRTGFVAAGAGIRRGAVVPEMGLEHIAPLVAALLGLTFPTVDGVLLPGLVAPA